Below is a window of Cytobacillus firmus DNA.
CATACCGTTCACGTCAGGCTAGATGAGGAAACGTATAGACAGCTGACGAATCACTGCCAGGAGAATCAGATCGACGTATCTGAAGCTATTCGGTGTCTAATTAAAACACTATAGAGGAAAGATGGGAGATTCAACTTTTGAGTTTGGATCTCCTTTTCGTTTAGATGCTTTACTGAAATGAGAATAATTTGAGGCAATTTCCGTAATTTGCTATCTGCCTCTTTTCTTTTAGTATTTTTTGTGATACATTAAATGTGTTAGAGATTGATAATCATTTTCAATAGTGTTTTATACATATAAAGGTTCTTTTTTTTGCTATTTAATGATAATGATTATCATTCTTTTAAAGTAGTTTTATAGATATTAAACAAGTAATGAGGGTTATTAATGAGATTATGGATGTTAGGAATTGCAGCCATTGTTCTGTCTTTTATCTCGCTGTTTATCGGTGCAATAGATATAACGCCTAAGGATCTGCTTAATTGGGAATCAGATGAAACACATATCTTCCTTATCAGCCGCATTCCACGTCTATTGGCGATTATTTTAGCGGGGGCAGGAATGAGTATTGCCGGTTTAATTATGCAGTCTTTAAGCCGCAATAAGTTTGTATCACCAACAACAGCCGGAACTTTGGATGCAGCAAAACTGGGTATTTTAATTTCCATGCTGTTTTTTACGAATGTCACTTATACACAGCAGGTTATTTTTAGCTTTGCCTTTGCTTTGGCAGGTACATTTCTCTTCATGCAGATTTTAGATCGTATAAAATTTAAAGATGTTATTTTCGTTCCGTTAATCGGAATTATGTATGGAAATATACTATCTTCGATTACAACGTTTCTTGGATATGAAGCTGATCTGCTGCAAAATCTATCTTCCTGGCTTATGGGAAGTTTTACTTTGATTATTGCCGGCCGTTATGAGCTTTTATATGTTAGTATTCCCGCTATTATTCTGGCGTATCTTTATGCGAATAAATTTACGGTTGCCGGAATGGGTGAGGATTTTGCAAGAAATCTTGGCTTAAGCTATAAGCTGGTACTGAATATTGGCCTGGTCCTTGTTGCGGTTATCTCAACAACGGTGGTTCTTACTGTCGGAGTTATTCCATTTTTAGGACTAATCGTTCCCAATATTGTCTCCTTATATTTAGGTGACAACCTGCGCAAAACAATTCCGCATACAGCGGTGCTGGGAATTGTCTTCCTATTAATATGTGACATTTTGGGGCGCATCATCATTCATCCTTATGAAATTCCGGTTAATGTAACCGTGGCAGTGATAGGCAGTGCTATCTTCTTAACGATGCTGCTAAGGGGGAGAGCATATGCGAAATAGTACAAAATTGATGATTTTAGCAGCTATGGCCATTGTGTTTATTTTGTTATATGGCTTTTATGATATTAAAGGCGGCTTTGATTATGCTTTTCCAAAGCGTATGCTCCGGGTCACAGCGATGATCATTACAGGAATCGCCATTGCTTATTCCACAGTTGTGTTCCAGACCATTACACATAACCGCATTTTAACACCATCTGTTATGGGCCTTGATTCCATGTATCAAGTGGTACAGACATTAATCTACTTTTTTGCAGGGTCGATGTCAGTGTGGGTGTTAAATAAATACTTGAACTTTGGCGCAGCCATTTTAGCCATGGTCATCTTTGCCCTGATTTTATACCGGGTTTTGTTCAGGGCTGATAAGCATCCCATTTATTTTCTTCTCTTAATAGGGATGATTATAGGAACACTCCTGGGGAGCTTTGTCACATTCCTGCAGGTATTGATAGATCCAGTCGAATATTTAAGTCTTCAAAGCCGGCTGTTTGCGACCTTTACAAATGTAAAAGCGGAGTTATTATTTATTTCAATTGGCATCCTTGCTCTGGCATTTCTTTATGGCTACCTTATTATGGGAAAACTGGACGTGATGTCGCTTGGCCGTGAAAATGCGATGAATCTAGGCATTAACTATGACGGTATGGTGATGAGAATTTTAATCTTATCGTCAGTTTTAATCGCTACATCAACTGCGCTGGTTGGTCCCATTACCTTTTTTGGACTGATTGTGGCCAATCTCTCCTATCAATATCTGGTGACATATAAACACTCCATCCATATTGTAGGGGCAAGCTTAATCAGTATCATTGCATTGGTCGGCGGTAATTTCCTTGTTGAGCATATATTTGAACTGCGCACCACATTAAGTGTCATTATTAATTTTGTTTGCGGAATTTACTTTATTTATCTATTACTTAAGGAAAGCAGGGCAGCAGGATGATTGAAATCATAGGATTAACAAAACAATTTGGTAAAAAGCCTGTTGTAGAGGATGTTACAGTCACAATCGAGCCAGGGACCATCACCTCTTTTATTGGACCGAATGGCGCTGGTAAATCAACGCTTCTTTCTATGGTAAGCCGTTTATTAGAAGCAGATACAGGTGAGGTATTGCTCGATCAAAATAATGTGAAAAAGTGGAAGTCTTCGGATTTTGCAAAAAGAGTATCCATTTTGAAACAGGCCAACTACCTTAATGTGAGATTAACAGTTCGTGAGCTGGTGTCTTTTGGGCGCTACCCCTATTCAAAAGGACGTTTGTCCGCTGCAGACGAAAAGTTTGTTGATCAAGCCATTGAATATATGAATTTAGCTGATATGGAAACTAAGTATTTAGATGAATTATCAGGCGGTCAGAAGCAGAGGGCATTTATTGCCATGGTCATTGCTCAGGATACGGATTATATCCTGCTGGATGAGCCTTTAAATAATCTGGATATGAAGCATTCTGTTCAGATTATGAAAATTTTGCGCAAGCTGGTTGATGAACTTGGAAAGACAGTTGTCATTGTTTTGCATGACATAAATTTTGCATCTGTTTATTCTGATCGTATCGTAGCCTTAAAGAATGGCCGGCTGATGAAAAATGGGCCGACCAGTGAAATCATTAATTCTGATGTGCTTCGTGAAATTTATGATATGGATATTCCCATTCAAGAACAGGATGGATGCAGGATTTGTGTCTATTTTAACTCGCATACATAAGCAGCATATTCCTGGAGAAATCTATTATATTTCTCCAGGGATCAGCTTATCTTGTGTGTCAAGTTTTTGTATTACTGGAAAATAATTTAATAAAATTCACGGAAAGTTATTGACTAATAAAGATTAATCAATAATAATTATCATCATAGTTGATAATGATAATCAATATCAATAAATATAAAAAGGGAGAGTAAAAAAATGAAAAAAATATTTTATGCACTGTTAGCAGCAATGGTATTATTGCTTGCCGCATGTGGATCTGCCGAAGAAGCTTCAAAAGAAGAATCAGCTGATAAAGCTGCAGCAGAAACAAATGGATCTGGAACTGAAGAAGGAAGCTCTGCATATCCCATGACTGTTTCCCCGACAGTTGCTTCAGTAGAAGGCAATGAGGGCGGTACAACTAATTTTGAAGATGTAGAATTTGAAAAGATGCCTGAAAGAATTGCTGTATTTGATTATGGTTTCTTAGATACATTAGATGCTCTTGGGGTTAAAGGAATTGTCGGTGTTGCGAAGGATTCTACTCTGCCTGCACACCTTGAAAAGTATGCTTCAGATGAGTATGAAAGTGTTGGCGGATTAAAAGAACCATTACTTGAAGATATTGCTGAAATGGATCCGGATGTAATCTTTATCTCGGGGCGCCAGTCAGCATTCTATGAAGAATTAAAAGAAATTGCCCCTGTCGTATTTGTTGGTACTTCTGACGCTGACTACTGGAACACCTTCCAATCTTCTGTAGACCTGGCAGCGAAAATGTTTGATAAAGAAGCAGAAGCTGAAGAATACACAGCGAAATATGAAGCAGCTTTAGAAGATATCAAAGCTTTAGCCGGAAACTATGAAAGCACTTTAGTAACTATGTACAATGAAGGCAAATTATCGGGTTTCTCAACTAATTCCCGCTTTGGCTACATCTATGACATATATGGATTCAAGCCGGTAACAGAAGATATCGAATCTTCTTCTCATGGTTCTAACTTCGGCTTTGAAGCGATCCTGGAATTTAATCCGCAAGTGTTATTCGTAATTGACCGTACAGCAGCGGTTGGCGGCGACTCTAATATTAAAGCTGATATGGAAAATGAAATCGTTAAGAAAACGGATGCTTATAAAAATAAAAAAATCGTTTACTTGGATGGACCACTTTGGTACCTGAGCGGAGGCGGTTTACAATCAGAGCTTGCTAAAATTGAAGAAGTCTTAGCTGAGCTGAAATAATCTATGTGTTAGGGGCTGTCTGGAGAATCTGAATTGACTCTCTGGCGGCCCTTTTTAATAGGATGTTTTCATAAAGTTTGTGCTTTTTCATAATTTAGTTTAATTTTCTGAGTTGATCTTCGCTGTGGGCACTTGATCCTCGAAAATGCTGACGCATTTCCTTCGTGCGGTGTTCAATCGAGGAAGCCTATTCAATGTCCTGCGGGAGGAGAGGGAAGTGTGAGACCCCGCAGGCGAAGCCGAGGAGGCTCGCATTCCTCCCCGCGGGTTCGCTGCGTGCCTGGAGTGGAAATCAACGGGCAGAATTCATAAACAAAAACAACAATCTTTGAAAAAAATCCTTTTAATAAGAATAATCCATTTTAATAAGGGGTGGAAAATATGAAGCAAATTAACAGATATATAGATTCAGTTTTTTATAGCCAAGATGATATTCTAGAGGAAGTTCTTGCTTCTATAAAAGAGAATGGTATGCGACCCATATCCGTTTCTCCTGCTACTGGTAAGTTTCTTACGATGCTGGTATCTGTGTCAGGAGCAAAAAATGTCCTTGAGATTGGGGCGCTTGGGGCATATAGCGGCATTTGTTTAGCGAGGGGATTCAATCAGGCAGGAAATTTAACATCCCTTGAGCTCGTAGAGAGCTACGCAGAATTAGCACACAATAATCTGGGAAAAGCCGGGTTTGGAGATCAAGTATCCTATTTGACCGGACCCGCTTTGCAAAGCCTCGAACAGCTTGTCAGCGATCATCGGCAATTTGATTTCTTCTTTATCGATGCAGATAAAGAAAATTACGAAAACTATCTGAATTATTGCATCAGACTGGCGGAAAATGGGGCTTTAATTGTTTGTGATAATGTATTGGCCAAAGGCAGTGTAGCAGATGGGAGTGCTGAACCTGGACGTCATACTGAATTCATGAAAAAATTTAATAAAATAGTGGCTGACCATCCTCAATTGGAATCTGTGCTTATTCCGATTGGTGATGGGCTGACGATCTCGAAAGTAGTAAAATAAATGTTTTACAATACACAAAAGGCAGGATGCTATAGCATTCTGCCTTTTATTTACTAAAGTTCGTAGTAATTTAAGAGCAGAGAAGCAATCCATTTGCTTTGAGGGCCGTTTCTGATATTTGTAATCAGCCCCTGTACGATAGCGGGACTCAGGCTGCGCTCCTGTACATCCTTCTTTAGGAGGATGAGTGATTCCTTTTCAATTGAATCTTCTAGTTCCTCTATTTTCTGCGCCATGATTTCAATCATTTGCCCGTCTGTCATCTCTTCATGTCCGGCCTTCCTGAACGTGTCATAGAGCTCGTCTGTTATAAACGGGATTTCCGAGTGCTTTGCCAGCAGGTCCGTTTTTTCCGCAAGTGACCGGCACAGAATGTCCAAATCCAAAGGTACATTAAAAAATAAAAATAAATGAGAGTAAACATGCATGAAGCCTTTAATGCAATAAATTAAATCATATTTTGTATGCTGGACAGCCTCACCATATAGCTGATCAATCATCGATAGGGTGATATCATCGATTAATTGATCAAAGTGGCGGCCTTTTGATATAAGTTCTTCATTAAACGTATGCGCTTGTTCCTTTATAAAAATCTTGGCGAAATCAGAATGCTTTTGAAAGGAGTGGAAGGTGGTGTAAAAAAACTTCCTTAAAAGCTCTCCGCCTGTGTTATTCGGGTCCTTGACTATTCGGTCAATATCTGAGACAAACTGCTCCATAAACTGATCGATCA
It encodes the following:
- a CDS encoding iron chelate uptake ABC transporter family permease subunit — its product is MRNSTKLMILAAMAIVFILLYGFYDIKGGFDYAFPKRMLRVTAMIITGIAIAYSTVVFQTITHNRILTPSVMGLDSMYQVVQTLIYFFAGSMSVWVLNKYLNFGAAILAMVIFALILYRVLFRADKHPIYFLLLIGMIIGTLLGSFVTFLQVLIDPVEYLSLQSRLFATFTNVKAELLFISIGILALAFLYGYLIMGKLDVMSLGRENAMNLGINYDGMVMRILILSSVLIATSTALVGPITFFGLIVANLSYQYLVTYKHSIHIVGASLISIIALVGGNFLVEHIFELRTTLSVIINFVCGIYFIYLLLKESRAAG
- a CDS encoding O-methyltransferase, coding for MKQINRYIDSVFYSQDDILEEVLASIKENGMRPISVSPATGKFLTMLVSVSGAKNVLEIGALGAYSGICLARGFNQAGNLTSLELVESYAELAHNNLGKAGFGDQVSYLTGPALQSLEQLVSDHRQFDFFFIDADKENYENYLNYCIRLAENGALIVCDNVLAKGSVADGSAEPGRHTEFMKKFNKIVADHPQLESVLIPIGDGLTISKVVK
- a CDS encoding siderophore ABC transporter substrate-binding protein, with product MKKIFYALLAAMVLLLAACGSAEEASKEESADKAAAETNGSGTEEGSSAYPMTVSPTVASVEGNEGGTTNFEDVEFEKMPERIAVFDYGFLDTLDALGVKGIVGVAKDSTLPAHLEKYASDEYESVGGLKEPLLEDIAEMDPDVIFISGRQSAFYEELKEIAPVVFVGTSDADYWNTFQSSVDLAAKMFDKEAEAEEYTAKYEAALEDIKALAGNYESTLVTMYNEGKLSGFSTNSRFGYIYDIYGFKPVTEDIESSSHGSNFGFEAILEFNPQVLFVIDRTAAVGGDSNIKADMENEIVKKTDAYKNKKIVYLDGPLWYLSGGGLQSELAKIEEVLAELK
- a CDS encoding iron ABC transporter ATP-binding protein; this encodes MIEIIGLTKQFGKKPVVEDVTVTIEPGTITSFIGPNGAGKSTLLSMVSRLLEADTGEVLLDQNNVKKWKSSDFAKRVSILKQANYLNVRLTVRELVSFGRYPYSKGRLSAADEKFVDQAIEYMNLADMETKYLDELSGGQKQRAFIAMVIAQDTDYILLDEPLNNLDMKHSVQIMKILRKLVDELGKTVVIVLHDINFASVYSDRIVALKNGRLMKNGPTSEIINSDVLREIYDMDIPIQEQDGCRICVYFNSHT
- a CDS encoding TetR/AcrR family transcriptional regulator is translated as MSKKQLIMESALELFAKQGFEATSVQQITEHSGISKGAFYLSFKSKDELIMALIDQFMEQFVSDIDRIVKDPNNTGGELLRKFFYTTFHSFQKHSDFAKIFIKEQAHTFNEELISKGRHFDQLIDDITLSMIDQLYGEAVQHTKYDLIYCIKGFMHVYSHLFLFFNVPLDLDILCRSLAEKTDLLAKHSEIPFITDELYDTFRKAGHEEMTDGQMIEIMAQKIEELEDSIEKESLILLKKDVQERSLSPAIVQGLITNIRNGPQSKWIASLLLNYYEL
- a CDS encoding ABC transporter permease; the protein is MRLWMLGIAAIVLSFISLFIGAIDITPKDLLNWESDETHIFLISRIPRLLAIILAGAGMSIAGLIMQSLSRNKFVSPTTAGTLDAAKLGILISMLFFTNVTYTQQVIFSFAFALAGTFLFMQILDRIKFKDVIFVPLIGIMYGNILSSITTFLGYEADLLQNLSSWLMGSFTLIIAGRYELLYVSIPAIILAYLYANKFTVAGMGEDFARNLGLSYKLVLNIGLVLVAVISTTVVLTVGVIPFLGLIVPNIVSLYLGDNLRKTIPHTAVLGIVFLLICDILGRIIIHPYEIPVNVTVAVIGSAIFLTMLLRGRAYAK